TACTCTACGCGCAATTCACCCTTCACCTACGAGGCGAGTAGGGTGGATCCGATAGTTTACACTTCCTAAGAGATGAAACATTTGGTTCAAGTTGCAGTTAAAATGTTCTCATCTTTGACCTATAGACTATTAGTTTATGCATTTTGTAATGTGCCTTGATTACATGGCCATTATTCTGTACACAAGGAATTATTCTCTGAACACATATATACCACAGTAATATATAACACCTTGAGCTGTTGATCTCCTTCGAATGCATGCATACCACAACCATGGAGATTGGAAGAACACAGTAGTCGTCCCCTGGCAACAGCGCATCAGATATCCCCATTATTCTGCTAAAATCTACCCACACACTGTATATATGTACTAATGTACATGTCCTACCCACAAGCAGAATAGTGCCCGTTGAATACCCCCGACACGACCGCCAGCACATCCGTGCTGCACCCTGCACTGCACCCAAGCTGTAGAGCTGGGAAGAACAATAAAGAGCAAAAAATATACGGACTGCAGTCCTTGGAACAGTACTGGAACACTTCTTTTTGCGAGACGGAACACTGGTGATCTAGCTAGCTTGCTAGGCATAATGGAGTTTTCACAAGGCTTTTGTGATGATCTGTAAGAAAATTAATCAACTATATATGTTTTCCTAGTAGCTGGTGCAAGAAAAGAAGAGATGATTTgaagcttcatgcatggagatcgATGACTCTGCTGCAAGCTAGCAGCCTTGGAACCCTAACACAATGGATTCTAGTGTCTTGTCGTGAAgcgaaaggaaaagaaaaaggagagaaagaagggATTAAAAATTAAAAAATGGATTAGTTGAAAAGCCAGCATGTGTAGTGTGCTCAATTAGGCATATGCAATATGATAATCCTAAACGAGAGGAGGAGAACCATGAGACATGGCTCCTCACTGTGCCCTCTATTCCAACCAAAGCTAGCTTCAGATTATTAGTTGATTAACTAATCAGTCACTACTTAATTATGTTTAACTAGTGGTAATAATTTATTAGTACAAACAAAGCAAAGGTCtctgcccttctctttccaagccCTCCCATCATAAACTAATACACAGGTTAATTAAGAACGGGCTAACAATGGCTATGATCCAAGGCAACCACCTCAATCATCCGGAGCAACCGTTTCCCAATGCGGAAGGCCTTCCTCCGAGACCCACATGGATGCAGCCAGAGATACATATATAAAACGAACAGGCATGTACTAGTAGGTACTAGTAGATTGGATGGGTCATGGAAGGGATGGTTTACCGGCAAGGGAGAGGCGCGCGGAGCCGTGGCCACCGCCGGTGATGGAGTCAAGCTGCGCCTCCACTCGCTTGAGGAACTCCATGGCCTCCTCTATCGGCCGCGTCAGCTCCTCCCTGTACTTGGCGAGCATGTTGCAATATGCCTCCTGCAATTTCATTAGCACAAGGAGTTAGTTCGTTCTTAGTACTAGCTGGAACAAGAATCGGCGGATGAAGAATTAAACGACCATGGCATGGTGTGTGTGATCGGAATCGGGGAAGAAGAAGACGTACCATGAACTGGTCGAGCTCTGGGTCGCGAGCCTCGTGCAGCCGGCCCGGCGGGTGGGCGTCAAGCTTCGCTGCCATGGCCGTCAGCCGCTCCAGCACGTCCGGCGGCGCACCGACCTGGGAATCACGCAAAAGAAAAACGCGTCTATATCATGCTTGCTGATACAGTCGAGTCGTTGGATTAATGAAATTAGCAATTTTCATGAGCGTATGATATATGTACTTTCTGGCAGTCGAGGTAGGCGACGAGGAGGGCGGTGTACTGGGGGTGCGCCATGATCTTGGCCTTAATGGCCTCAGCCTCCGCTTGCGAGATCTCCTCGCCGCTGCTCTTGTGGTGGTGGAACTGGTACTGCGACGAcccggcggctgcggcggcctggTGCAACGCGAGCGGCGTGCCGTAGTACGTTCCGCCCATCGGGCCTGGCCCGGAAGCCACCGTCGTTGTCGACAGTGGCTGCAGCTGCAGGAAGGATGAAGAAgccttggagctgctgctgcccCCTTCTCCAGCTCCGAGATTCCCAAAGCTTCTCTGATCCATGAGCAAATTAACAAACCCTAGCTCGTAAGAAGAGAGAGAAAAATAGAGCTCAACCGATAGAGATCTCTTCTCTATGCCTCGCAGCTCCGTGTACGGCAGTAATGGCGGCTTGGGAGAGGGAGGGAGGTGGATATTAATGGGCCGGAGAGGGAGATGGACGCGGAGTGGAAGGGAAGGGAAAGGTGGGGGAGCTAGCTAGCCGGGCTGTGCGTGTGAGTGGCTGGTGGCGATCCTCTTTCTCACGTCAAATCACGGCGGAGGGGGAGATGTATATGTACACCTGCTTCCTTCCTGCTGCGGTCGCATGGAATACTAGCAGCCTGTTCGGAACTGGAGCTTGTTTTTCGCATATATTGTTTTAAATAACCAGCTATGCCAAATCCAAATAGCGGCTCAAATAGCTATAGAGTGGCTAGCTATAACGGTTATGGTCCAGTTCTTTTTTACTTTACCGGAGAATAATATGAatacaaatttgtttttttattttttgaaaaaactTTTAATATATTAATCTTCAATCATGATAGTATAACgaatattaaaaataataaaaattacatccagattcgtagaccacctagcaatgACTACAAGCTCAAAACCTTATAGTGGCTATTTACAGCTTTGGTTTTAGGTGACTTTACTAAACTAAGTGTGAGTGTAGAAaatagcttattctacacctcAGTAACGGTATATATAAAATATAGTAACACACTATGCCAAATATAGTAATTTTCGTAAAAAATTACTAAATTACAAACTTGGGTAGCAAATTTTTTTTTGGATTACTACATTTTATA
This region of Triticum aestivum cultivar Chinese Spring chromosome 2D, IWGSC CS RefSeq v2.1, whole genome shotgun sequence genomic DNA includes:
- the LOC123052900 gene encoding homeobox protein knotted-1-like 12 isoform X1, producing MDQRSFGNLGAGEGGSSSSKASSSFLQLQPLSTTTVASGPGPMGGTYYGTPLALHQAAAAAGSSQYQFHHHKSSGEEISQAEAEAIKAKIMAHPQYTALLVAYLDCQKVGAPPDVLERLTAMAAKLDAHPPGRLHEARDPELDQFMEAYCNMLAKYREELTRPIEEAMEFLKRVEAQLDSITGGGHGSARLSLADGKCEGAGSSEDEMDASGRENEPPEIDPRAEDKELKYQLLKKYSGYLSSLRQEFSKKKKKGKLPKEARQKLLHWWELHYKWPYPSETEKIALAESTGLDQKQINNWFINQRKRHWKPSEDMPFVMMEGFHPQNAAALYMDGQFMADGMYSLGS